The following are encoded together in the Pectobacterium wasabiae CFBP 3304 genome:
- a CDS encoding co-chaperone YbbN, translating into MLEQQATIIDVNESNLHQVLEQSATLPVLFYFWSGRSQHCLELEPVLDKLAQEYAGQFVLAKVDCDAEQRVAAQFGLRSIPTVYLFKDGQPLDGFQGPQPEEAVRELLKRALPKEEELKVAQAQQLIQEDKLPEAMQLLKDAWQLSQQRSDIGLMLAEVQIQIKRSEDAEAVLATIPLQDQDTRYHSLVAQIELLKQAADTPEIQHLQQQLNADPQNADLAVQLSLQLHQVGRNEEALELLMGFLKKDLAVANGSARKTLMDIMAALGTSDALAARYRRQLYSLLY; encoded by the coding sequence ATGTTAGAACAACAAGCGACTATCATTGACGTTAACGAATCTAACCTGCATCAGGTTTTGGAACAGTCCGCGACTCTGCCCGTCCTGTTTTACTTTTGGTCGGGGCGTAGCCAGCACTGTCTGGAACTGGAGCCGGTGTTAGACAAACTGGCACAGGAATACGCAGGGCAGTTTGTTCTGGCGAAGGTGGACTGTGATGCCGAGCAGCGTGTCGCCGCCCAGTTTGGCCTGCGCTCAATCCCAACTGTTTATCTGTTTAAAGACGGGCAGCCGCTGGATGGTTTTCAAGGACCACAGCCGGAAGAAGCCGTTCGTGAACTGCTGAAACGCGCACTGCCGAAAGAAGAAGAGCTGAAAGTCGCTCAGGCACAGCAACTGATTCAGGAAGACAAATTGCCGGAAGCGATGCAGCTACTGAAAGACGCCTGGCAACTCAGCCAGCAGCGCAGCGATATCGGCCTGATGCTGGCGGAAGTGCAGATTCAAATTAAACGCAGTGAAGATGCTGAAGCTGTGTTGGCCACCATTCCTTTGCAAGATCAAGACACGCGCTATCACAGCCTCGTCGCTCAGATTGAATTGCTGAAACAGGCAGCAGATACGCCAGAAATTCAGCATTTGCAGCAGCAGTTGAACGCTGACCCGCAAAATGCGGATCTGGCAGTGCAATTATCTCTGCAACTGCATCAGGTTGGTCGTAATGAAGAAGCGCTTGAGTTGCTGATGGGATTCCTGAAGAAAGATCTGGCCGTCGCTAATGGCAGCGCGCGTAAAACGCTGATGGATATCATGGCCGCCCTCGGCACCAGCGACGCCCTCGCCGCCCGCTACCGCCGGCAGCTTTATTCGTTATTATATTGA
- a CDS encoding nicotinamide mononucleotide deamidase-related protein YfaY, giving the protein MLRVEMLCTGDEVLHGQIIDTNAAWLADYLFVQGLPMTSRMTVGDDLDALVTAITQRSQIADILIVNGGLGPTSDDLSALAAATAAREGLVEHAEWLARMEAFFAERGRVMAPSNRKQAQIPASAEMVDNPVGTACGFALRLNKCLMFFTPGVPSEFKVMVDQQIMPRLRERFAVAEAPLCLRLTTFGRSESDLASQLDGMALPPGVVLGYRSSMPIIELKLTGPAAQQERMEQLWETVRTVAGENTIFEGTEGLPAQLARRLAERDMTLAVSEHFTAGLLNWQLQSADTPLAGGELLASVQDTSLSGLVDYARHLAERQGASLALVVGSRDDAELSLALHTPEGSFAQTIQFNVQRYSLKTHQDVVAMLAMNMLRRWLNGWSVYGGHGWITVLKTL; this is encoded by the coding sequence ATGCTTAGGGTTGAGATGTTATGTACCGGCGATGAAGTGCTGCATGGTCAGATTATTGACACCAACGCGGCCTGGCTGGCGGATTATCTGTTTGTGCAGGGATTACCGATGACCAGCCGGATGACGGTGGGTGACGATCTCGATGCGTTGGTGACCGCAATCACGCAGCGCAGCCAGATAGCCGATATCCTGATTGTGAACGGCGGTTTGGGGCCGACCAGCGACGATCTCAGCGCATTGGCGGCCGCTACCGCAGCGAGAGAAGGGTTGGTTGAGCACGCTGAATGGCTGGCGCGTATGGAGGCTTTTTTTGCCGAACGCGGCAGAGTCATGGCTCCCAGTAATCGTAAACAGGCGCAAATCCCTGCCAGCGCCGAAATGGTGGATAATCCAGTCGGTACAGCCTGTGGTTTTGCGCTGCGATTGAACAAGTGCCTGATGTTTTTCACACCGGGCGTACCGTCTGAATTTAAGGTCATGGTCGATCAACAGATTATGCCGCGTCTGCGTGAACGCTTTGCTGTGGCGGAAGCCCCGCTGTGTTTGCGTTTGACCACCTTTGGTCGCTCCGAGAGCGATCTGGCAAGCCAACTGGATGGCATGGCGTTACCGCCGGGCGTGGTGCTGGGCTACCGATCTTCTATGCCGATTATTGAGCTGAAGCTCACTGGCCCGGCCGCACAGCAAGAAAGGATGGAGCAACTATGGGAAACGGTGCGCACTGTAGCAGGTGAGAATACGATCTTTGAAGGCACTGAAGGACTACCTGCACAGTTGGCGCGACGCCTCGCCGAACGTGATATGACGCTGGCGGTGAGTGAACACTTCACGGCAGGATTGCTCAACTGGCAACTCCAGTCGGCGGATACACCGCTGGCTGGCGGAGAGTTGCTGGCAAGTGTTCAAGATACCAGCCTGTCCGGGCTAGTGGACTATGCACGCCATCTGGCAGAGCGACAGGGTGCATCGTTAGCGTTGGTGGTCGGCAGCCGGGATGACGCTGAACTGTCATTAGCGCTGCATACGCCGGAAGGATCTTTCGCCCAAACGATACAGTTCAACGTACAGCGCTATAGCCTGAAAACCCATCAGGACGTGGTTGCGATGCTGGCGATGAATATGTTGCGCCGCTGGTTAAACGGCTGGTCAGTGTACGGTGGACACGGTTGGATTACGGTGCTGAAGACGCTTTAA
- a CDS encoding SDR family oxidoreductase, which translates to MQKTVFITGCSSGIGLIAAQDLQKRGYRVIAACRRAEDVARLTTLGLKVITLDLDDSASVEQAAADVIRLTNNRLYGLFNNAGYGLYGPLNTISRQQLEQQFSSNLFGTHQLTQLLLPAMLSHGEGRIIQTSSVLGLVSTPGRGAYAASKHALEAWSDALRMELHGSGLHVSLIEPGPISTRFTNNVAQTQMDKPVTNPGIAKRFTLPPEAILPKLHHALESSRPKLRYPVTLVAHALTWLRRLLPGCLLDKVLRG; encoded by the coding sequence ATGCAAAAAACGGTCTTCATTACCGGTTGCTCCAGCGGCATTGGCCTGATTGCCGCTCAGGATCTGCAAAAACGTGGCTATCGCGTGATTGCGGCCTGCCGCCGTGCGGAAGATGTTGCTCGTCTGACTACGCTCGGCCTGAAGGTTATTACGCTGGATCTGGATGACAGCGCCAGCGTTGAACAGGCCGCCGCGGACGTGATCAGATTGACTAACAACCGCTTGTATGGCTTGTTTAATAATGCTGGATACGGCCTCTACGGGCCGCTGAACACCATTTCACGTCAGCAGCTTGAACAACAGTTTTCCAGCAACCTGTTCGGTACACATCAGCTCACACAACTGTTATTGCCAGCAATGCTGTCGCACGGCGAAGGCCGCATCATCCAGACCAGTTCAGTGCTGGGACTGGTGTCCACCCCCGGGCGTGGTGCGTATGCCGCCAGCAAACATGCACTGGAAGCCTGGTCAGATGCGTTGCGTATGGAACTCCACGGCAGTGGCCTGCACGTCAGCCTGATCGAGCCTGGCCCAATTAGCACACGCTTTACCAACAACGTCGCACAGACGCAGATGGATAAACCCGTCACCAACCCCGGTATCGCTAAACGCTTCACGCTGCCGCCGGAAGCGATACTACCGAAACTCCACCATGCGCTGGAAAGTTCACGGCCCAAATTACGCTATCCCGTGACGCTGGTGGCTCATGCCCTAACCTGGCTGCGCCGTCTGTTACCGGGGTGTTTGCTGGATAAAGTATTACGTGGATAA
- the tesA gene encoding multifunctional acyl-CoA thioesterase I/protease I/lysophospholipase L1, with the protein MMNFKNVFYVRSFAWRSTRWAGLRKHVFVLLLLGLCSARAFAADTLLILGDSLSAGYQMPAANAWPTLLNTQWQTQKKGIAVVNASISGDTTAQGLVRLPNLLKQHQPRWVLIELGGNDGLRGFPAQNIEQDLAKIITLVKQANAQPLLIQVRLPTNYGRRYTESFSNIYPKLAEQFTLPLLPFFMEQVYLKPEWMMEDGIHPTRDAQPFIAEWMAKQLEPLVNHES; encoded by the coding sequence ATGATGAACTTCAAGAATGTTTTCTACGTGCGCAGTTTTGCTTGGCGTAGCACTCGCTGGGCTGGTCTTCGCAAACATGTTTTCGTCCTTTTGCTTCTGGGATTATGCAGCGCACGCGCTTTCGCTGCTGACACATTATTAATTCTGGGCGATAGCCTCAGTGCGGGCTACCAGATGCCGGCCGCTAACGCATGGCCAACACTGCTGAACACCCAGTGGCAAACGCAAAAAAAGGGTATCGCTGTAGTTAACGCCAGCATTAGTGGTGACACCACTGCACAGGGGCTGGTGCGACTTCCTAACCTGCTGAAACAGCATCAGCCGCGCTGGGTGTTGATTGAGCTGGGCGGCAATGACGGACTTCGGGGATTTCCGGCACAAAATATCGAGCAGGATCTGGCGAAAATCATCACGCTGGTCAAACAGGCTAACGCTCAACCGCTGCTGATACAGGTTCGTTTGCCGACCAACTATGGCCGCCGCTACACCGAGTCATTCAGCAATATCTACCCCAAACTGGCGGAGCAGTTTACGCTTCCTCTTCTGCCTTTCTTTATGGAGCAAGTGTATCTTAAACCGGAGTGGATGATGGAAGATGGCATCCATCCAACCCGTGATGCCCAACCGTTTATCGCAGAATGGATGGCGAAGCAGTTGGAGCCCTTAGTTAACCATGAGTCTTGA